Part of the Hevea brasiliensis isolate MT/VB/25A 57/8 chromosome 16, ASM3005281v1, whole genome shotgun sequence genome is shown below.
GCATAAAAATTCTCTGTGGTCTCCGCTTTTGTCCCTAACATAACATTCACTATCGAATCTCAGCTTGTTTTCCCTTGCATACTTCGTCAAAACTGTAATCCTAACAATAAGCAAAGAAAAGGTATATTCTGACTTTTTACGCTTCAGATCAATTATTTCCAGCTTCCAATTATCATTAAACATATCCCATATGTCTCTTTTCTTTCtccaatttcttttctcttcatcaTGAATTTGGTTCTCTACTTTTTTCTTTCAACTGCATCGGTTCTGCACTTTGTTCTTTCCATTAACTTGGATCAATATCACCCTGAAGAACGAGATGCGTTATTGCAGCTAAGGGATTCTATGACTTGCTCTTTAAACTTGCATTCAAATTGGACTGGACCACCTTGTATTGCAAATTTTAGCAGATGGGCTGGCATTGTTTGTTCAAATTGGCGTGTAATTCACCTTGTCCTTGAAGGAATCCAGCTTTCAGGTTCTCTCCCGCCTGCATTCCTGTACAACATTTCTTTATTGACTAAACTCAGCTTCAGAAACAATTCAGTCTCTGGACCACTTCCTAATCTCACCAATCTTGTTCACTTGGAATCTGTCTTCCTTTCTTACAACCGATTTACGGGTTCAATTCCTTCTGACTATATTCAATTGCCAAATCTGAAACATCTAGAGTTTCAGCAGAACTATTTAGAGGGTCAAATTCCGCCTTTTGATCAGCGCACATTGACAGATTTCAATGTTTCTTACAATTATCTTCAAGGCTCAATTCCTTCAACAGACACTCTTTTAAGGTTACCAGAGAGCTCCTACGGTCATAACTTGAATCTTTGTGGTTTTCCTTTGGAGCCATGCCCAGTTCCATCTCCGTCTCCGGCTTCGGCCATTTTTTCACCACCTCCTCCCACTCCTGTAAGACCAGGGCAGGACAAGAAAAAGAAACTTGAAATTTGGATCGTTGTTTTAATTGCAGCACTCGCCGCCTTAGTTCCATTCATGGTTTTTGTCGTTGTCCTGTGTTGTTACAAGAAGTTGCACGGAAAAGAAACAGCAAAAGAACCACGAGCAGGTAACAAAGACAGATTTTTACATATTTTACTCTTcacataaatattaaatattaaatgaaTTTGGCATACTGGAGTTGTTTTAAGAGATAAAGACTTTTGGATTTCAACATTTTCATTCTGTTTGCTCCGATTGCGATAGGGGGTGGCCCTGCAGGATGGACAGAAAAGAAATTGCTGCATTCCCAAAGCACAGGGGATCCTGAAAGAAGGGTGGAGTTGGAATTTTTCGACAGGAATATAGCAGTCTTTGACTTGGATGATTTGCTAAGGgcatctgcagaagtgttaggaAAGGGGAAACATGGCACTACCTACAAAGCAAACCTGGAATCTGGTGCTGTTGTTGCCGTTAAGAGACTTAAAAACATGGACGGCTTGGGCAAGAAGGAATTTATCCAGCAGATGCAGCTGCTGGGAAAGTTAAGGCACGAAAACCTGGTGCAGATTATTTCTTTTTACTACTCCAAAGAGGAAAAGCTGGTTGTCTATGAATTTGTACCTAATGGCAATCTGTTTGAGCTATTGCATGGTGAGTTCAAGTTGTCCTTTTTGTTCCTTTGTCCTCATCAAAATTATAAAAGTCTTATTAATCGACAATATATATGTATGTGTATGCTAGAGAATAGAGGGGTTGGAAGAGTACCTTTGAATTGGGCTGCTAGATTGTCTATTATCAAAGATATAGCGAAGGGTCTAGAATTCCTCCACCGATCCTTACCCTCTCACAAGGTGCCCCATGCCAATCTCAAATCATCTAATGTACTAATCCATCAAGATGGCCAAAGCTACTCCAAGCTCACAAACTATGGCTACTTGCCGCTGCTGCCTTCTCGGAAATTCTCTCAAGGGCTAGCAATTGGCAGGTCACCAGAATTGTCCCAAGGGAAGAAGCTGACACACAAAACAGATGTATACTGCTTTGGAATTATCCTACTAGAGGTCATTACCGGGAGGATTCCGGGCGAAGTTTCCCCAAGAAAAGATGAAATAGTTGAGGATCTTTCTGACTGGGTTCGCACGGTGGTTAACAATGATTGGTCTACAGATATATTAGACGTAGAGATATTGGCAGCAAGAGAAGGCCATGATGAGATGTTGAAGCTTACAGAGATAGCTCTCCAGTGTGCAGATGTGACACCAGAGACACGGCCAAATATGAGTGAAGTAATGAGAAGGATAGAAGAGATTgagcaaaaaaattaaaaaaaaaaaaaaaaaagaccaattAATTATGCACTGTCAGCTAGTGAAGCATTACACGGATACTTGCAGACTCAAATTGGGTCAAATTTTTTACAAAGTGCAAGGAAATTAATGAATCATTTTATCTTTGAATTAATTAGGTAGcagaataattaataaatagatgCTACCGTGCCATTGCAACATCCTTGCTTGACTTCATCAAGAAATGAAAGTAGAAATCCAATCTCAAGGGTATTCAAATTttcttgttttattttttctaataataattcTATGCTAAAACAACGTAAAATTTAGCTATAAatgtttaaaaattattatttaaagttgaataaatttaaaatagGTAAATGAACTAAGTCGTCCTTAAATAAGATTTGGTTGAACTTGTTTTCTGTAGTCAAATGTAgagtttattattatatattactaAAACGCACAATATTCTTAATTTCTTAAGgaattgtaaaaatattattttatcctTTTTTACTCTCTTAACACTTATTGATTCCTctattttcaagaaaaaaaatacaGTATCCTCACTTCATACTTTTCTCTCCCATCTTTTCCAAACAATCCCCAATATATATAATTtcaactttttattttaatttaaattacttttaaattatttaattattattttcattaaaataattttattttaataaaatgaaattcaCTGTTCTAAGGATATTGATAATCTTATCACGTTATGGTTTTTTTATTTTTggtgtttttatttttaattttttattttattgttaaaaataaaaaactacCTTTTGCATTATATATCTTAAATTTTTTTGACATGGcacttttatctttttattttaatttaggtatttttttttactatttaaattttaaaatttctatttatttaaattttaaaccaCATAGTCATATACTAATTCTaattattttttactattttttatattattttctttttaattatttttttgaattatttaattattaaatttgctttaatcattattatctttatttaacTAACGTTTAAGATgatttattttatgataaaataaattttattttataaatcaaAATTACATTAAGGAAATATAAGACTTTTATATTAATATAGAAAAATATGGTGACAATAaattattgatttattttaataatatttattgatccttttttatttttttttctctataagCACTACTTTAAAATAGTAAGATTTTGAttgacattattattattattattattattattattattattattattattattattattattattatctaaaaaatataaaaaaaaattatatctgtGAACTTATTTTATAGTCTATTTAgagtttttaatttattaaattgtgtaaatttaatttataagtgATAAATACTTAAATTTACTTTGCtcttaaaatctaatttaatCGCAATAcatttaacttattttttaataattaaaaatcttTAAAAATAATGTGAATATACTTTATTTTTAAATACTAGATGAATTAACTATAAGAAtaatgtaattatttttttagatGGATTAATCAATTCACTTTTTTAataagtattattattattatcttcttttattactagACTCTatagttaaatattttttattattaaattgtattttgttaaatttattataataagtaaataataaatagtatattattaatattaattggttttaaattagaatatatatacataactaatacataatatatgtaatcataaaattttaattttatttaaatttatattaaatattattaactattaatagataataattttgtttacaagatataaacataatattttatattattataaaacagagtttaatatatttttaatataaatattttatttattaattatattaatagaataaaataaaaaaaatacccataacatgcggAGGGTTTTAATGCTTATTCTTATCTAGATTGGTAAGGGTGCAAAATACTCGAGGATTTTTGTATGTCTGTggagaaaaatattaatttaaaatatttattaaaaatttttaaattttaattttttaaattattttctaaaacattgttttacatAGGATGAAGTAAACTAAAATTTTTCATGATTGTTAAATCTTTCTAATTTTTTTAGTAATCGAAgggatgaaaagaaaatttttaaatatttaaaggttttaaaattatattatttagtgaattaaaaaaaataaaattttaaaaatttttaaatttcgaaAAACTCCGACTTTAAAAATCTCCTCCAAAGATTAGAAAGCGCTTCAGTTGGAGTCAAAAGCCAATTAATACACATACGTGTCAACCTTAATGCATTAACGTCTCACCAGTGTCCTCAACACTCCAACTCTTCTTTGGCTAGTCTAGGCTATGTCGCCTACACTTCTCATCCATGCAAGAACCCTATCTCCATTCCTTtcactcctctctctctctctctcgctctctATTTCTTTACCTAATATCAAAGCTCTCACCAGTCAACATCTTTGAAATCCTTATTTGTAGATGGTGTGACATACTATTCTCAGTGTGGGAATCAAGTTAATTAAGAAGATGTACCAAGTTTATCAGATAGCTAGCTAGCTATGTCTACTCGGAGTTATGCATTTGGGAACGCAGAAGAGGCCACCCATCTGACTCCATGAAAGCTGCCTTAGCTGAATTCGTCTCCACTCTCATCTTCGTCTTCGCTGGTGAAGGCTCCGTCCTTGCTCTTGGTATATTTCATTCCATCTCTTTAACTATGAacaattctctttttctctctaaAAACAGTAAGtaaaatggccgatttcttggtGATCTTCCTGTGCAGACAAGTTGTACAGGGAAACGGGGCCTCCGGCTTCAGGTCTGGTGATGATTGCGCTTGCACATGCATTGGCACTTTTTTCTGCTGTTTCAGCCAGCATCAACATATCAGGTGGCCATGTGAATCCTGCTGTTACCTTCTGAGCTCTCGTTGGAGGAAGGATCTCAGTCCTTCGCGCCCTTTACTACTGGGTTGCTCAGCTTCTTGGTTCTATTGTCGCTTCTCTCTTGTTGAGGCTTGTCACTAATAGGATGGTATATCATACATTCAACTCTTATAGAGTATGTTATATATCTTTTCAGAATTTACAGGTAATATAATATGAATTGATTTTTGCAGAGACCAGTGGGATTTCTATGTAGCTTCGGGGGCTGCAGAGGTGCATGGCCTTATACTGGAAATGGTAATGACATTTGGACTGGCATACACTGTATATGCTACAGCCGTTGATACCAACAGGGGAAGCTTGGGGATCATTGCCCCTCTAGCCATTGGGCTGATCGTTGGGGCCAACATTTTAGTTGGTGGTCCTTTTGATGGAGCATCAATGAACCCAGCAAGAGCATTTGGGCCTGCCCTAGTTGGGTGGAGATGGAGGAACCACTGGATCTACTGGCTGGGTCCTTTCATTCGAGGGGGCTTGGCAGCGCTTATATACGAGCACAGAGTCATCCCTACAGAGCCATTACCGCATCATATCATCAGCCTTTGGCACCTGAAGATTACtagtttattaattaatttacaggTCCATATCCTTGTGTTAGCCAATGATTTTCTCCTCCTCGGTTGTCTCTATACTTGGGTACTTGTCTGATTGTGTgtctctcttcaaatttatgtatTGTGTTACTGTCTTTTCATGTGCTAGATACTTTGGTTGTGGTGGATAACGGTGGAAATAAGAAAGTATGCCCGACTCTGTTTTACTGTATTTTGCGATGCAAGTCCTTGCCCCCTTAAATTGGAAAACCCGTAAAGTTAATAGTATATCTGTAGGGCTTTGACATGGGTTTGCCAATTCTAtataaaaaagtttttaacacctaaaATATTATACTTAATCATCTATTCAAATTAATGGGTGCGTCCGCTCTGTCCATCAATGACAATGGCTACCAATCCTATGTATGTCCGAGCACTCCTTGTTTTGGTAGTTCATGGTCCTCTCATCTTCTCAACAATGCTCCTACCCTTTTCTTCAATGTGACGTCTCTTCTCTTCAAGTTTGTCCCCCATCTTCTTCCCCAGATCAAGCATCCTCGCCCTTCTTCCCATCCTCTTTGGTCTTGAATCATTTTCTTCAACAGTCTGATTCTGCTTTTCTACTTGTGCAAGAGACCTAGATAGCGATTGACGCTCTGAGATACAACCTCTACTTTGTTGTGAAATTTCTTGTGGTTCATAGCTTGCCAATAGAGGACTTGTCAGTTCCTGCGAAAATTTGCTGCTTTGCATTGATGGCTTAGTGCAGCTCAATGCGCTCTCTACAGCATCAGAAGAATCTGAAATTGATTGTTGAGAACATTCAGGGTTCTTTGTTTTCAAATGCTTGCTTTCTGGATCATTGTTAGAGGCTCTCCTGTGAGCCTCTTCCTTGGGTTTCGCTTCGTCAGGTTCGGAACCATGAGCTTCGCATGCAGTGGCATGATCACTAGCGGCTTCTCGATTAAGCCACATAAAAGGAGCTACTGTCCGAGGTACCCAGTCATTCTTTTCAGCCAACATCCAGGGAATGCATAAGCTTTCACAGTTTGGAAGCACCATAGTTTCTCTGATGGAAGCCTGCACAAGTGAGATAGCATTTGCTGAAGCCACTAAGCATAACCATTTATCCTATTACATTTCCAAGAAATTGTTTAACAATAAATTCTTCTAATGGAAAATCGCATCACACCCCAGATATTCAATCTCAGAAAGGGCATCTAAATTGCAGCTTCTTCGAGTGTCAATTGCATGTTTGTCTAGACAAGAACAGTGTATACTTAACTCTTCCAAGTTATAACTaaccttttctctctctctctctctctctctctctcactctctctctaaTTTGTTATGGGGTGGTGTACAGTGTCATTAATGATATTTATAGTAAGACTGGTTCCATTGGCGCATACACACGTAGCAGGCTTACATAGAGAAAAGGTTTGGTGGTTAAGTTGAGATGTTCTGCATCAGTTATTTTGGGGAACGAAGTCAAGAAGAGAATGAATCAATGAAGGAAAGAAGGATGTGATGTAATTTAGAGCTGTATGCTCAGCAAAAATTCATGCAACACAGTAATACATGTAATGGGTACAAATACAACTCCTCGTTGATAGTTTTACTCGAGTAACAGAAAGAAAACTTGTGAAGAATAAACAATCATGTGATAAAAGAAATTCCATACCTTAAACCGACTGATCAAGAACAAAGCAATACTATTAATCTTGTGTTCCCCAACAGATGACTCCGAGTCAAACTCTATATCAGGCATGGATGTGAATCCACACCACAACTGATCAGAAGGAGGTGGCTTCATATGTAGACGCAGTGTTCCACGAAGTGATGCAACCCTTATCGATAAAGACAGAGGTACCTAAATTGAAACTTCATTAGTTAGGGAAAAATAAAGGAAGCTTTAGCTTTCGTTTATGCACTCAACCTAAGGACCATCAATGTGATACCATTTATAACATTGAGGCAAACAGCCAGAATTTCAATCTTTTACCAATTTTTGTAACCTTGTTAAGATGTCTACCTAACACGACCatttcaagttttcttttcttttctttttcttcttctttttaattttttacttttcCATGTTGTCaaattaactcaaaataatttaaatgaaagtcgaTTTCAGTTATTGCATTGGCACATGTTGCCTGTCAAAAAAAAAATATGCACAtacaaaccagatcagaaaaaagatAAGAATAAATATGACTTGATTGCAAGAAAATAGTGTCACACCAAGTACAACATATGAGGATATTAGCAATAGGATTTCATGTTCACCTCAGAGTTCAGACTTGCCAATTTCTTACCATAATTTCAAGTTGCCACTCAAGACTCCTTTAGGCCACAACTGATCCTCACCATCATAATATCTAAATACCCCCCTAAACAAACTTAATAGTTAGAATGATCACTGAATTACTAGCAACAACCATGATTGAATTCCAAACAACTAATTTTTAAAAGGGTTAATTCTTTTAAATGCAAAGATTATTTTCCAATTTTCGCATGTGATCAAACTAACTAGCAAGGAAATTTTCATTAGATTGAATCACATCTACAAATTTATAACCATTTATAAAACACAGTGTGGATAAAAGTGCATAAACAGAAGTAGAAACACCCTATACATGTATCATACAAACCTGCGAAACCTGTTGTGCAATAGAATTAAGAATGGATTTCCACCTAGACACATTAGTCGATGTTGACGAATAACTTGTAGAATTTTTTAACCCATCTGCAACAAGGAAAGATCAGCTGCAATTGGTATCATCCATCATCAGTTTCTGTTAAATCAGTTGATAATGCAGTATAATTGCTCCTGCCCAAACCAACAATAAAGTAACTAGCTAATTGCATTGCTTCCTCTCATTGTTGCAAGAAGTGGATGAAAGAAATTAATTATATCTCTGCTATTCTGTTGATCCACCTTTGATACCCATCTGTCATTACTGCAGATATCTAtttgcatttcatttcaaattcaaGATAAATCACACTGGACTTggattattgcaaaaccatgcatgTCATATATATCCTATCTTTACTAGGATAAATGGGTATTCATCTGGTCTTCAGAAGTACTGTTTCTTCATATGCTAATATATTAATACTATAGGAGGATCATGTAAAATTCTTAGTCATGGCAAGATGCTGATTCACTATAGGACAAAGCAATGCAAAGTAGCAAGGACTTTGAAAAGATTGTCTCATTTAGAGTTTCTTCATGGTAGCAACGAGAATATTCTAGAATAGTTCTAAGCTTAACAGAGCCATACATGAGCATTCATGGTCT
Proteins encoded:
- the LOC110666431 gene encoding probable leucine-rich repeat receptor-like protein kinase At1g68400; translation: MNLVLYFFLSTASVLHFVLSINLDQYHPEERDALLQLRDSMTCSLNLHSNWTGPPCIANFSRWAGIVCSNWRVIHLVLEGIQLSGSLPPAFLYNISLLTKLSFRNNSVSGPLPNLTNLVHLESVFLSYNRFTGSIPSDYIQLPNLKHLEFQQNYLEGQIPPFDQRTLTDFNVSYNYLQGSIPSTDTLLRLPESSYGHNLNLCGFPLEPCPVPSPSPASAIFSPPPPTPVRPGQDKKKKLEIWIVVLIAALAALVPFMVFVVVLCCYKKLHGKETAKEPRAGGGPAGWTEKKLLHSQSTGDPERRVELEFFDRNIAVFDLDDLLRASAEVLGKGKHGTTYKANLESGAVVAVKRLKNMDGLGKKEFIQQMQLLGKLRHENLVQIISFYYSKEEKLVVYEFVPNGNLFELLHENRGVGRVPLNWAARLSIIKDIAKGLEFLHRSLPSHKVPHANLKSSNVLIHQDGQSYSKLTNYGYLPLLPSRKFSQGLAIGRSPELSQGKKLTHKTDVYCFGIILLEVITGRIPGEVSPRKDEIVEDLSDWVRTVVNNDWSTDILDVEILAAREGHDEMLKLTEIALQCADVTPETRPNMSEVMRRIEEIEQKN